In Anomalospiza imberbis isolate Cuckoo-Finch-1a 21T00152 chromosome 10, ASM3175350v1, whole genome shotgun sequence, the following proteins share a genomic window:
- the KLHL30 gene encoding kelch-like protein 30 isoform X3, whose amino-acid sequence MSRQGERDTPSPFPSRDTLASRCSGTARLPGPTAISGTMVRNMDDFDFCLPSHAQGVLEGLQQFRTNPKLADVTLVAGGREFPCHRGILALCSHYFYAMFSGDFAESIAARVELKEVDPSALEMLLDFAYTGKVTINQGNVEGLMRTSSQLHFPAIQKVCSRYLRQQMDATNCLGICEFGESHGCPEVSSKAWSFLQENFEAVSLQEEFLQLSKERLAVYLSNDQLQVQEERSLVEAVLRWVRHDPGSRAQFLPELLELTHLVSLPDQYLQNLLATEPLVRDSDASKALVARSRTMGQSGTGALKNPPTPPQKLEEVLVVVGGRVLEDGEDEERGLEMPAATRNFAFYNPKSRRWMALPDFPDYNKWGFSLVALNNDVYVTGGSRGSQNDTWSTTQAWCFCPRDGVWQPIASMLRARTNHTSAVLNGEIYVIGGTTVDVVEVERYDPYNKSWCAISPALKYVSNFAAASCLGKLYLVGSCAVKYNALTLQCYNPVQVPLSPTLCHSARAHLPHRG is encoded by the exons ATGTCgcggcagggggagagggacaCACCGTCGCCTTTTCCTAGCAGGGACACCCTCGCCTCCCGCTGCTCGGGCACTGCCCGCCTGCCAGGCCCCACGGCCATCTCCGGCACCATGGTGAGGAACATGGACGACTTTGACTTCTGCCTGCCTTCGCACGCCCAGGGCGtgctggaggggctgcagcagtTCCGCACCAACCCCAAACTGGCCGACGTGACGCTGGTGGCCGGCGGGCGGGAGTTCCCCTGCCACCGAGGCATCCTGGCCCTCTGTAGCCACTACTTCTATGCCATGTTCTCCGGTGACTTTGCTGAGAGCATCGCAGCACGGGTGGAGCTAAAGGAAGTAGACCCCAGTGCGCTGGAGATGCTGCTTGATTTTGCCTACACGGGAAAGGTCACCATCAACCAGGGCAACGTGGAGGGGCTGATGCGGACCTCCAGCCAGCTCCACTTCCCTGCGATCCAGAAGGTCTGCAGCCGCTACCTCCGGCAGCAGATGGATGCCACCAACTGCCTAGGTATCTGTGAGTTTGGTGAGAGCCACGGCTGCCCTGAGGTCTCCTCCAAGGCCTGGTCTTTCTTGCAGGAGAACTTTGAAGCCGTCTCTCTTCAGGAGGAGTTCCTCCAGCTCTCCAAGGAGAGGCTGGCTGTCTACCTCTCCAATGAccagctgcaggtgcaggaGGAGCGGAGCCTGGTTGAGGCTGTACTGCGCTGGGTACGCCACGACCCGGGATCCCGAGCCCAGTtcctgccagagctgctggagctgacCCACCTTGTCTCGCTGCCTGACCAGTACCTGCAGAACCTTCTTGCCACTGAGCCTCTTGTTCGTGACTCAGATGCCAGCAAGGCCCTCGTTGCCCGGTCCCGCACCATG GGGCAGAGTGGCACCGGTGCCCTGAAGAACCCCCCAACCCCACCACAGAAGCTtgaggaggtgctggtggtggTTGGTGGCCGTGTGCTGGAGGATGGAGAGGATGAGGAGAGGGGGCTGGAAATGCCAGCTGCCACCAGGAACTTTGCCTTCTACAACCCCAAAAGCA GGCGATGGATGGCTCTGCCCGACTTCCCTGACTACAACAAGTGGGGCTTTTCCCTGGTGGCTCTGAACAACGATGTGTATGTCACAG GTGGCTCCCGGGGGTCCCAGAATGACACGTGGTCAACGACGCAGGCCTGGTGCTTctgccccagggatggggtCTGGCAGCCCATCGCTTCCATGCTGAGAGCCCGGACAAACCACACCAGCGCTGTCCTCAATGGTGAGATCTACGTGATCGGGG gaacAACAGTGGACGTGGTGGAGGTGGAGCGCTATGACCCGTACAACAAGAGCTGGTGTGCCATCAGCCCAGCCCTCAAGTACGTCAGCAATTTTGCAGCTGCCAGCTGCTTGGGCAAACTCTACCTGGTGGGCTCCTGTGCCGTCAAGTACAACGCGCTCACTCTGCAGTGCTACAACCCCGTGCAAG TACCTCTCAGCCCCACGCTGTGCCACTCTGCGC
- the ESPNL gene encoding espin-like protein, with protein sequence MTLSAQDGAPGPAGPPRPDPAEVDAESLVPTHDERGRLIPEWKRQVMVRRLRARLADEDPAGGQDAGCWSFSPSHQAVLGPFGELLTEADLHQLERAVESLRLRRRGEVYQGELRRLVRELRALLPAPLLSISVRSPPPAPGQPLPLWCGRLAGAVNSLAALLGNAEGLRGPCAAVAPPAATSALPAAAGHPREPGGSLAQREIRQCGVCVRSLRGAFEPAWGAAGSAPAGGGEAEAASDSGISCEEAFSDGGSPRQGKGPGPEWGSLRKERIVMLFLSHWRRSAYAPLRPAAGDPRETAGSGARAAARLARQRAAIQKLLSGWRDAASRRPPPPPPARTLLSPEQFVSAAGGGPAEYESLSLELFMLGYFRILEQDLPPEERRGRHLLCFEVFEQLGRHGWRAVRAFHRAVIDEIAAGRRGWRDGFDDIKARYFGTSNSPAQRRGQAGDEGDDICRYIDRSFAFWKEKEAEIFSLEE encoded by the exons ATGACTCTGTCCGCACAGGACGGGGCGCCTGGGCCGGCGGGGCCCCCCAGGCCGGACCCCGCGGAGGTAGACGCGGAATCTCTGGTGCCCACGCACGATGAGCGGGGCCGTCTCATCCCCGAGTGGAAGCGGCAAGTGATGGTGCGGCGGCTGCGGGCCCGACTGGCGGACGAGGACCCGGCGGGAGGGCAG GATgcaggctgctggagcttctcgCCCTCCCACCAAGCCGTGCTGGGCCCCTTCGGGGAGCTGCTGACCGAGGCAGACCTGCATCAGCTGGAGAGGGCAGTGGAGAGCCTGCGGCTGCGGCGTCGTGGCGAGGTGTACCAGGGCGAGCTGCGGCGCCTGGTGCGGGAGCTACGCGCCCTCTTGCCCGCCCCGCTGCTCAGCATCTCCGTCCGCAGCCCCCCGCCTGCTCcggggcagcccctgcccctctgGTGCGGCCGCCTGGCCGGCGCCGTCAATAGCCTGGCCGCGCTGCTGGGCAACGCCGAGGGGCTGCGGGGTCCCTGCGCTGCCGtcgccccgcccgccgccacCTCCGctctccccgccgccgccgggcatCCCCGGGAGCCAGGGGGCAGCCTGGCGCAGCGGGAGATCCGGCAGTGCGGCGTTTGTGTCCGCAGCCTGCGCGGCGCCTTCGAGCCCGCCTGGGGGGCCGCGGGGAGCGCGCCGGCCGGGGGCGGCGAGGCGGAGGCCGCCAGCGACTCAGGCATCAGCTGCGAGGAGGCGTTCTCCGACGGCGGCTCCCCGCGGCAGGGGAAGGGGCCGGGGCCAGAGTGGGGCAGCTTGAGGAAGGAACGGATCGTGATGCTCTTCCTGAGCCACTGGAGACGCTCCGCGTACGCGCCGTTACGGCCCGCCGCCGGGGACCCTCGGGAGACAGCGGggagcggggcccgggcggCGGCCCGCCTGGCGCGGCAGAGAGCGGCCATCCAGAAGCTCCTGAGCGGCTGGCGGGACGCCGCCTcccgccggcccccgccgccgccccccgcccgcacCCTGCTCTCCCCCGAGCAGTTCGTGtcggcggcggggggcggcccGGCCGAGTACGAGAGCCTTTCGCTGGAGCTGTTCATGCTGGGCTATTTCCGCATCTTGGAGCAGGACCTGCCCCCCGAGGAGCGCCGGGGCCGCCACCTGCTCTGTTTCGAGGTGTTTGAGCAGCTGGGCCGGCACGGCTGGCGGGCAGTGCGGGCCTTCCATCGCGCCGTCATCGACGAGATcgcggccgggcggcgcggctggCGCGACGGCTTCGACGATATCAAGGCACGGTATTTCGGGACTTCGAACAGCCCGGCCCAGAGGCGGGGGCAGGCCGGGGACGAGGGGGACGATATTTGTCGCTACATCGATCGCAGCTTCGCCTTttggaaggagaaggaggcCGAGatcttcagcctggaggagtga
- the KLHL30 gene encoding kelch-like protein 30 isoform X4, whose product MSRQGERDTPSPFPSRDTLASRCSGTARLPGPTAISGTMVRNMDDFDFCLPSHAQGVLEGLQQFRTNPKLADVTLVAGGREFPCHRGILALCSHYFYAMFSGDFAESIAARVELKEVDPSALEMLLDFAYTGKVTINQGNVEGLMRTSSQLHFPAIQKVCSRYLRQQMDATNCLGICEFGESHGCPEVSSKAWSFLQENFEAVSLQEEFLQLSKERLAVYLSNDQLQVQEERSLVEAVLRWVRHDPGSRAQFLPELLELTHLVSLPDQYLQNLLATEPLVRDSDASKALVARSRTMGQSGTGALKNPPTPPQKLEEVLVVVGGRVLEDGEDEERGLEMPAATRNFAFYNPKSRRWMALPDFPDYNKWGFSLVALNNDVYVTGGSRGSQNDTWSTTQAWCFCPRDGVWQPIASMLRARTNHTSAVLNGEIYVIGGTTVDVVEVERYDPYNKSWCAISPALKYVSNFAAASCLGKLYLVGSCAVKYNALTLQCYNPVQGAAPTHTA is encoded by the exons ATGTCgcggcagggggagagggacaCACCGTCGCCTTTTCCTAGCAGGGACACCCTCGCCTCCCGCTGCTCGGGCACTGCCCGCCTGCCAGGCCCCACGGCCATCTCCGGCACCATGGTGAGGAACATGGACGACTTTGACTTCTGCCTGCCTTCGCACGCCCAGGGCGtgctggaggggctgcagcagtTCCGCACCAACCCCAAACTGGCCGACGTGACGCTGGTGGCCGGCGGGCGGGAGTTCCCCTGCCACCGAGGCATCCTGGCCCTCTGTAGCCACTACTTCTATGCCATGTTCTCCGGTGACTTTGCTGAGAGCATCGCAGCACGGGTGGAGCTAAAGGAAGTAGACCCCAGTGCGCTGGAGATGCTGCTTGATTTTGCCTACACGGGAAAGGTCACCATCAACCAGGGCAACGTGGAGGGGCTGATGCGGACCTCCAGCCAGCTCCACTTCCCTGCGATCCAGAAGGTCTGCAGCCGCTACCTCCGGCAGCAGATGGATGCCACCAACTGCCTAGGTATCTGTGAGTTTGGTGAGAGCCACGGCTGCCCTGAGGTCTCCTCCAAGGCCTGGTCTTTCTTGCAGGAGAACTTTGAAGCCGTCTCTCTTCAGGAGGAGTTCCTCCAGCTCTCCAAGGAGAGGCTGGCTGTCTACCTCTCCAATGAccagctgcaggtgcaggaGGAGCGGAGCCTGGTTGAGGCTGTACTGCGCTGGGTACGCCACGACCCGGGATCCCGAGCCCAGTtcctgccagagctgctggagctgacCCACCTTGTCTCGCTGCCTGACCAGTACCTGCAGAACCTTCTTGCCACTGAGCCTCTTGTTCGTGACTCAGATGCCAGCAAGGCCCTCGTTGCCCGGTCCCGCACCATG GGGCAGAGTGGCACCGGTGCCCTGAAGAACCCCCCAACCCCACCACAGAAGCTtgaggaggtgctggtggtggTTGGTGGCCGTGTGCTGGAGGATGGAGAGGATGAGGAGAGGGGGCTGGAAATGCCAGCTGCCACCAGGAACTTTGCCTTCTACAACCCCAAAAGCA GGCGATGGATGGCTCTGCCCGACTTCCCTGACTACAACAAGTGGGGCTTTTCCCTGGTGGCTCTGAACAACGATGTGTATGTCACAG GTGGCTCCCGGGGGTCCCAGAATGACACGTGGTCAACGACGCAGGCCTGGTGCTTctgccccagggatggggtCTGGCAGCCCATCGCTTCCATGCTGAGAGCCCGGACAAACCACACCAGCGCTGTCCTCAATGGTGAGATCTACGTGATCGGGG gaacAACAGTGGACGTGGTGGAGGTGGAGCGCTATGACCCGTACAACAAGAGCTGGTGTGCCATCAGCCCAGCCCTCAAGTACGTCAGCAATTTTGCAGCTGCCAGCTGCTTGGGCAAACTCTACCTGGTGGGCTCCTGTGCCGTCAAGTACAACGCGCTCACTCTGCAGTGCTACAACCCCGTGCAAG